The genome window ATTTCGCCTGAAGCTCAGGACGGCGGGGTTATAGCCGTCGTAAAGGAGGGTGACAGGATAAGGATAGACATACCAAACAAGAAACTTGAACTGATGTTGGATGAGGCGGAGATATCCAAAAGGCTGAAAGCATGGGAACAGCCTGAATACAAGGTCAAGGAAGGGTATCTTTACAGGTATGCCAAGCAGGTTACCTCCGCATCCACCGGGGCGATATTCAAAAGCGACTGATCCGGTTTGAGCATATGGATGATTTCAAATATTGCCCCATGTGCAGGGCTTCGCTCAGGAAAGAACATATCGACGGTCGGCAGAGACTCGTCTGCGAAGAATGTGGATGGATCAACTACAAAAACCCGTTGCCCGTAGTTGTCTGCCTAGTTTCTGATCGTGAGGGAAGGGTGCTTCTTGTAAAAAGAGGAGTGGAACCCTGCAAGGGGTATTGGGCATTGCCTGGAGGCTTCATTGAAAGCGGTGAAACCATCCCGGAAGCAGGCAAACGAGAACTTTTGGAAGAAACCGGTATCTCAGGCAACCCTGGACGATTAGTAGGCGCTCATGAACATAAAAGCCCTTTATACGGCTCGATCCTTGTCCTTGGAATGGAGTTTACAGCGGATAACAGACAGATCACACCTGGTGATGATGCCGCTGAGGCGAAATTCGCTTCTGCTCAGGATCTTCCGGAGATACCCTTTAGGTCACATATTTCACTTATCAGGGAATTTTTCTCCTCTTGATATTGTAAACCCAAACTGGTAGAATAGTTTACAATATGAAGGATCCTACGATAAATGATATCATATCCATGCCCCTTGAGGAGCTTTTCGGACATGCCAATAAGGTAAGAACAGAGTGGTGCGGTGGTTCTGTCGAACTATGCGGCATCATTAACGCGAAATCAGGCAGATGCGCTGAAAATTGCAGCTTCTGCGCGCAGTCGGCGAGATATAATGCTTCCGTGAATGAATATTCCTTAAAAACTAGCGACGAGATCGTTCGAGCTTCCCGGAAAGCCCTTAAAAATGGCGCCAGCCATTTTGGGATCGTCACCAGTGGGAATGCGCTTACCGAAGAAGAGCTTGGAACGGTAGCCGAAGCTATACGGAGGATAGTTGTCGAGGTTGGTATTGTCCCTTGCGCTTCTTTAGGCGCGCTCAGTATAGAGGCCTTTTCGTTTTTGAAGTCAGCCGGTCTAAAGAGGTACCATCATAATATCGAAACTTCCCGAAGGTATTATCCTTCTATAGTGACGACTCATGGTTTCTCCCAGAGGGTGGAAACAATAAGGGCTGCCCAAAAAGCGGGTCTGGAAGTCTGTTCAGGCGGCATACTTGGTCTTGGCGAGACCTGGGAAGATCGATATGATATGGCTGTGTTTCTTAAAGAGCTTGAGGTGGATTCAGTGCCTGTTAATTTCCTGATACCGATGAACGGGACGCCCCTTGGGCGGGTCAAGCCGATGAAACGCGCGGATGCCATACGCGCCATAGCTCTTTTCAGGATCATCCTTAAACAGAAACCGATAAAGGTGATCGCCGGCAGGGAGTCCATCTTTAAAGATGAGCAGGAGATGATCTTTAAGGCCGGGGCGAACGGTATGATGGTAGGAGGGTATCTGACCGTATCGGGAAGACAGGTTGA of Candidatus Omnitrophota bacterium contains these proteins:
- a CDS encoding NUDIX domain-containing protein is translated as MDDFKYCPMCRASLRKEHIDGRQRLVCEECGWINYKNPLPVVVCLVSDREGRVLLVKRGVEPCKGYWALPGGFIESGETIPEAGKRELLEETGISGNPGRLVGAHEHKSPLYGSILVLGMEFTADNRQITPGDDAAEAKFASAQDLPEIPFRSHISLIREFFSS
- the bioB gene encoding biotin synthase BioB, which translates into the protein MKDPTINDIISMPLEELFGHANKVRTEWCGGSVELCGIINAKSGRCAENCSFCAQSARYNASVNEYSLKTSDEIVRASRKALKNGASHFGIVTSGNALTEEELGTVAEAIRRIVVEVGIVPCASLGALSIEAFSFLKSAGLKRYHHNIETSRRYYPSIVTTHGFSQRVETIRAAQKAGLEVCSGGILGLGETWEDRYDMAVFLKELEVDSVPVNFLIPMNGTPLGRVKPMKRADAIRAIALFRIILKQKPIKVIAGRESIFKDEQEMIFKAGANGMMVGGYLTVSGRQVELDRQLVSRIKGSWSRG